CCAGAGAGCATTTCATGAGGGCCATGAGGTCGTCCGGGGGAATACGTCCGAGGAAACGAAACCTTTCCTTCAGTCCGGCGTCGTTCACTTCACACCGCAGTTCTTCGAAATATTGAAGGTGACGATAATCGCCGGTGTCTCCCGTGCTGATCACAAGAGGAGCTTCTTTGGGATTCCCCGCGATTTTCAGCGCCTCAAGGATCACTTGATGATTTTTATGCCGCCAGAGTTGATTGGGCACGTGAAAATAAGGTTCGTCGATATTATATTTCGCGAGAATTTGAGCGGCCTCTGCAGGCGGAATTTCCGAGACCCAGGCGACAAAGGGGAGCACCCGGGTTTTGGGATTCACCCGGGGATAAGCGCGCTGAAAGTCTTTTTTTGCGCTTTCACTGCTGAAGAGGACTCCCTGAGCGTTGCGCGCCATGTCGAGAAAACTTCTGTCCCGCAAAAATCGCTCTTTGGCGGAAAACATCTCAGGCATTTTTTTATGCTGAAGATCCGGAATCCAGCACAGAGAGGAAACGGAGGAGCGGGAGCCCAAAGGAACGTAGTGGGACAGAAGATCCACATGATTTTCCCTCAGCAGATTTTCCAGCGCAAAATCTCTTTTCGAGACGAAATGGCTGAAGTGTCGGTATAGCCAGCCCCATGAAAATTTTTGAGGAAGCCTGTAAGGAATAAATTCAAAAGAAAATTCCTCCTGAGACTTTTCTCCCAGCAGAACGGGTTCGATACGGGAATCGGGCGACATGGCCAAAGCCTTCATCAGGTTTCGAAAGTAGTTCAGACCACCCAGCCACGCGAATCTTTCGAGGCGCCAGGCCACTCTGATCATTGTGAGCCTCTGTTTTGCGTATCTTCAGTTGATTTATACCAGTTCAAATAAGAAAGAAGTCCTTCCGTTAAAGACATTTCCGGCGCAAAACCCCATTCCTTTATCCGGGCTGTGTCCGGAACCAGATAAAAAGGGTCGCCCCTTCGGATCGTTCCCGAAAAAACGGGGGCGGTGACCGGATTCCAGAGTTCTCCCAGACGCTTCAGGACGTCTTCGACGGAGTGCCCCGCGCCTGTGCCGCCGTTGACGACAGGACAGTCCTCCGTCGCGTGGGACTCGGCCATGCGCAGCAATTTGACGACGTCGGAGATGTGCAGCCAGTCGCGTTCTTCTTTCCCCGTGCCCTCGAAAAAATATCTTCCCTGACGGAGTTTGTTGCAGGCGTCCCACAGCAGCTGCTTTCGCAGCCCATTGCCATAGACGGAAAAAAGGCGTACGACCGCCAGAGGGATATGCCAGTATCGGGCATGAAAAGCGCACAGGCTTTCCGACAGACATTTATGCAGGCCATAAGGCGATATGGGCCGCACCGGAGCCGTTTCTTCTATGGGAATGTTGTTTTCGACCGTGCCGTAAACGGCGGCGCTGGAAAGATAGATTATTTTTATGGAAGAGTCATGTTTTCTGGAAAACTCCAGAACATCCAGAAGAGAATCTACATTTTTTTTGAAGTCCTCCCGGGGCCGCTCAATGGAAAAGGCGACGGAAGAGCTTCCCGCGCAGTGGACGATAACGGCGGGGAGGCCGTGTTTTTTCGCCAGGTGTTCCAACACCTCCAAATGGATCGAAGTTTCCTCGAACAGGTAAGGAGGTTCTTCCGCAAAACAGGGATTGGTCCGGTGTCCAAGGCCCACGACGCAGTCCCCCGTCAGGGCGTAATGACGCGCGGCGCTGCTCCCGATGAAACCTCCGGCTCCCGTGACGAAAACAACGCGCTTCATGGCAGGCTTTTCAGGAACCAGGGGATATTAAGAGCCAGTACGCCCGGTCTTTCGGCGACGCAGTAGGGAGAGGAGTGCGTCACGCCTCCGACTTTGAAGGAAACGCCTGGAGCATTGACGCCAGGCTGAGTTATCCATTTCCGAAATTGGAGAAAGGAGCCGAGTTCCGCTTTGTAGCCCCCCAGATTTAAAAGATGAGACGGCAGTTCCGTTCGAATGCACACATGCCCTTCCAGAAGGGGAAGCTCCTGAGGGCTCGCCATCTGATCCGTCTGAAAACTCCAGTAAAGCAGAGTCCCATCTTCCGCGTATAAGGCGTAACCCACACCCAGGCCCCAATCCGTCGTTTTGACAATGCCTTCAATTTCCACGGTGATTTTGTCTTTTCGCTCTATGGCGGCGGTGACGGCTTTTCCCGCCTCGTCGTACAATCCAAATCTCAAAGGCTGAAAGCAGGGATCCGGATACAAATGACCGGGGTTTGTCCATTCGGCGCCGGAGTTTTGACCGTCGTTTCCCTTCAGATAATATTCCACTCCCCCGGCTACGTCCGTCGTGTTCAGGGTGAGACTTCCCCTGTTCAGACAGATGAGCCGGTTGCACAGGCGCTGGGCGGCGGTCATATCGTGGCTGACGAACAGGATCGTGCGGCCCTCCTGATGGCTGATCTCGTCCATTTTGCCCATGCATTTTTTCTGGAACTCGGCGTCTCCAACGGCCAGAACTTCGTCCACAAGGAGAATTTCGGTGTCCAGGTGGGCCGCCACCGCAAAGGCAAGACGAACGTACATCCCGCTGGAGTAGTGCTTGACCGGCGTGTCCAGAAACTGCTCCACTCCGGCGAAATCCACGATGGCGTCGAAGTTTTTCAGAATTTCGGCCCGGGTCATGCCGAGGATCGCGCCGTTCAGAAAAATATTTTCCCGCCCGGTCAGCTCCGGGTGAAAGCCCGTGCCCACCTCCAAAAGGCTGGAAATTCTTCCCTTCAGGGAAACGCGCCCTCTGGTCGGTTCGGTTATTCGGGAGAGAATTTTGAGAAGAGTGGATTTTCCCGCGCCGTTGTGCCCGATGATCCCCACCCGTTCGCCTCCCTGCACCTCGAAGGAAACGTCCTTCAGAGCCCAGAATTCCTCCAGTTCCGTCGCCCTGGTTCGGGGCGCGAAGGGGTGAACGAGCCTCTGCCCCAGGCGTTTTGCCCTGTCCGCGAGAACGTCCCGCAGGGCGATATACCTTGCGGGGGCCTGATGGGAGATCAGATATTTTTTGCCCAGGTTTTCGACTCGAATGACGGTGTCCGGCATGGCGTCCGCCTAAATGTAATCCGCGAAAAATCGCTCGGTGCGGCGGAAAAATTTAACGCCGCTTCCGAAAAGGACGACGGAGACCAGAACGGACAGCGCAAAACCGGGAAGATAGACGGACTCCGCCGTTCCCTGAACGCACCAGCGAAACCCGTCGATGACCCCCGCCATGGGGTTCAGGCTGTAGAGAAGCCGCCAGCGATCCGGCACCACGGAGCTGGAAAATCCCACAGGGGACACGTAAAGGCCGAACTGCACCAAAAAGGGCACAATATAGCGAAAATCCCGATATTTCACGTTCAGGGCCGAAAGCCAGAACCCCGTCCCCAGGGCCGCGAGGGTCGCCAGAAGAAAGAAAAACGGCATGAAGACGATGAAGGGCGACGGCGCGAAACCGTAAAACAGCATCAAAACAGCCAGCAGCGCCAGAGAGATCAGAAAATCCACGGC
The DNA window shown above is from Synergistaceae bacterium and carries:
- a CDS encoding NAD-dependent epimerase/dehydratase family protein, producing the protein MKRVVFVTGAGGFIGSSAARHYALTGDCVVGLGHRTNPCFAEEPPYLFEETSIHLEVLEHLAKKHGLPAVIVHCAGSSSVAFSIERPREDFKKNVDSLLDVLEFSRKHDSSIKIIYLSSAAVYGTVENNIPIEETAPVRPISPYGLHKCLSESLCAFHARYWHIPLAVVRLFSVYGNGLRKQLLWDACNKLRQGRYFFEGTGKEERDWLHISDVVKLLRMAESHATEDCPVVNGGTGAGHSVEDVLKRLGELWNPVTAPVFSGTIRRGDPFYLVPDTARIKEWGFAPEMSLTEGLLSYLNWYKSTEDTQNRGSQ
- a CDS encoding ABC transporter permease, giving the protein MENFDLIIEPNRSTGAFLKELIHYRELFYFLAWRDILVRYKQTVIGIAWSVIRPFLTMVVFSLVFGRLAKLPSEGVPYPILVFSAMLPWQYFANAMQESSNSLIVESRLISKVYFPRLIVPASSVIVSAVDFLISLALLAVLMLFYGFAPSPFIVFMPFFFLLATLAALGTGFWLSALNVKYRDFRYIVPFLVQFGLYVSPVGFSSSVVPDRWRLLYSLNPMAGVIDGFRWCVQGTAESVYLPGFALSVLVSVVLFGSGVKFFRRTERFFADYI
- a CDS encoding ABC transporter ATP-binding protein, which codes for MPDTVIRVENLGKKYLISHQAPARYIALRDVLADRAKRLGQRLVHPFAPRTRATELEEFWALKDVSFEVQGGERVGIIGHNGAGKSTLLKILSRITEPTRGRVSLKGRISSLLEVGTGFHPELTGRENIFLNGAILGMTRAEILKNFDAIVDFAGVEQFLDTPVKHYSSGMYVRLAFAVAAHLDTEILLVDEVLAVGDAEFQKKCMGKMDEISHQEGRTILFVSHDMTAAQRLCNRLICLNRGSLTLNTTDVAGGVEYYLKGNDGQNSGAEWTNPGHLYPDPCFQPLRFGLYDEAGKAVTAAIERKDKITVEIEGIVKTTDWGLGVGYALYAEDGTLLYWSFQTDQMASPQELPLLEGHVCIRTELPSHLLNLGGYKAELGSFLQFRKWITQPGVNAPGVSFKVGGVTHSSPYCVAERPGVLALNIPWFLKSLP
- a CDS encoding glycosyltransferase family 4 protein encodes the protein MIRVAWRLERFAWLGGLNYFRNLMKALAMSPDSRIEPVLLGEKSQEEFSFEFIPYRLPQKFSWGWLYRHFSHFVSKRDFALENLLRENHVDLLSHYVPLGSRSSVSSLCWIPDLQHKKMPEMFSAKERFLRDRSFLDMARNAQGVLFSSESAKKDFQRAYPRVNPKTRVLPFVAWVSEIPPAEAAQILAKYNIDEPYFHVPNQLWRHKNHQVILEALKIAGNPKEAPLVISTGDTGDYRHLQYFEELRCEVNDAGLKERFRFLGRIPPDDLMALMKCSLALVNPSYFEGWSTTVEEGKSMGKTVILSDIPVHREQAPERGRFFRPDRPEELYEVLRDVAETHNPDRENNEYEKAMKRLPERMRQYAASYENIVLDVLQDE